Within the Streptobacillus felis genome, the region AATTGAATATAAAGGTTACAAAGATAAATTAGTAAAATTTGATGAGAATGGAAGAGTTGATAATAGAAATAGTAAAAATGAACCTAATTTTAAAAATATAAAAAATTATGCTGTAAATGGAGCTATACATTATGCCAATGCTTTATTGCACTATACAAGTTATACAGATATTATTTCCATTGGTGTCACAGGATATAAAAATATAAAGGGAGAAATAGAACATTCCATAGGTGTATATTATGTTTCAAAAGATAACTATGGTATTGGTCAAGAAATTGGAAAATTTTCAGATCTGTCTTTTTTAAGAAAAGAAAACTTTAATGATTTTATTCAAACAGTTAATAATCTTTCATTAACAAATGAAGAACTTAATGAACTTAAAGAAAAAAGAGAAAAAGAAATTAAGTCAAGTTTGGTAAAATTAAATAATGATATATATACAAATGAAAAGGGTTTAAGTGAAAACGATAGAGTTTACTTAGTTTCTGCCATTATTATGTCAACTTTAGGAATACCAGGTAAAGTTAGTCCACTTGAAAAATCTGATTTAAAATCATTAGAAGAAGATGGAAATACTGATGGAGAAATTATTGTAAGAAAAATTGAGGCATTTTTAAAAAATAAAAAATTACCTAAAACAAAGCAAGACTTAATAATTAGAACTTTGAAAAATACATTATTATCAGAGAATATTAATAAATCAGTAAATGGAGAAAGTCAATTAAAAAGAATATTTTCAAAAGTAGTTGATTATTTGGGTATTTACTATAAAATAGGTTTAACAACTGATTTTACAGGGAATTTATTTAATGAAATGTACTCTTGGCTTGGCTTTACACAAGATAAGTTAAATGACGTAGTCCTAACACCATCTTATGTTGCTAATCTTTTAGTTAAACTTGCAAGAGTGGATAAGGATAGCTATGTTTGGGATTTTGCAACTGGAAGTGCAGGTTTATTAGTTGCAGCTATGAATGAAATGATTATAGATGCTAAAAGTAAAATAAAATCCCCTTTAGAACTAGAACAAAAAATATTAAATATTAAAGCAGAACAATTATTAGGGTTAGAAGTTCTATCTAATATATATATGCTAGCTATATTAAATATGATATTAATGGGAGATGGAAGTTCAAACATATTAAATAAGGATTCATTAAAAGATTTCAAAGGGAATTATGGATTTGGTAAAACTAATGATAAATTTCCAGCAACAGCTTTTGTATTAAATCCACCGTATTCGGCAGAAGGAAATGGAATGATATTTGTAGAAAAAGCTTTATCAATGATGAAAAAAGGTTATGCATCGATTATAATACAAAATTCAGCAGGTTCTGGTAAAGCAAAAGATATAAATAAAAAGATTTTAGAAAAAAATACTTTATTAGCAAGTATAAAAATGCCTATAGATTTATTTATAGGTAAATCAAGTGTTCAAACAAATATTTATGTATTTAGAGTAGGAGAATCACATCAAAAAGATGATATAGTTAAATTTATTGATTTTTCAAATGATGGTTATACAAGAACAAATAGAAAAAAATCTAGTAATAATTTAAAAGATACGGATAAAGCAAAAGAAAAGTATCAAGAAGTTGTTGATCTTGTTAGATTCGGTAAAAGTAAATTAAATATATTTACTGAAAAGGAATATTATGAAGGGCATATTGATCCAAATAATGGATCAGATTGGAATCAATCAGCACCAATAGATACAATACCATTACTTGAGGATTTTAAAAAAACAGTTGCTGATTATTTATCTTGGGAAGTGTCTAATTTACTCAAAAAAGAAAATAAAGAGGATAAAAACATAAAAAAATAGATGCCTCACTGAATGAAATGTTAAAAAATGTTCAGTGGGGCGAATATAAGATTGGGGATTTATTTGAAAGTGAAAATGGGGATTTCGATATACAAAAAAAACATATAAACAATAAAGGAACATATGTAATAACATCAGGAGTAACCAATAATGGAATTTTAGGTAAAACTGATGTAAAATCTAAAATTTTTAATGAAAATACAATAACAATAGATATGTTTGGTAATTCATTTTTTAGAAAATTTAAATATAAATTAGTGACACATGCTAGAGTTTTTTCAATAAAACCAAAATTTAAAATTGATTTTAAAGTAGGATTATTTATATCAAATTCATTTAATTACTTAACTTTAAAGTTTGGGTATGAAAATATGTGTTCTTTTGAAAAAATTAAAGATGAAAAAATAAAATTGCCAATCAAAAATAATCAAATTGATTTTGAATTTATGGAAAAATATATCGATGAACTCGAGGCTTTACACATAAAGAAACTCGAGGCTTATCTTGTTGCAACAGGACTAAAAGATTATCATTTAACAAAATATGATGAAGAAATACTTGACAAGTTTAATAGATTGTCGGAAAATTTATCAGACAGGCAGACAGACAGACAAACAAAATTAGATTAGGTGATATTTTTAATATATTTACAGGTGGAGATTTCATAATAAACAAATCCACGAGTGGAACTATCCCTTTAGTATCGCATCAACACAAAAATAATGGAGTATCTAAGTATGTAGGTAATTATGGAGATAGGAAAATTTTTAATTTTAATGATACAATTTCATTAGCTGATAGAGGTGTTTTTAAAGCCAGTACACAAAATGAAAATTTCTATATTGGGACAAGAGTAAAAGCTTTACAATTTAAAGATGGTAATAAGTCGTTAGAACAAAGGTTGTTTATTGTATCACAAATAAATAAATTACAAGTGTTCTTTGAAGACTATTCTATAAATGCTACAGATAGTCTACCAAATTTAAAAATTGAGTTGCCTTTTAACAATAAAAAACTTGATTTTAAATTTATGGAAGATTTTATAAGAGTTATTGAAAAACTTGTCATAAAAGATGTTGTTTTATGGGCTGAGAAAAAAATACAAGCTACAAAAAAAATAATAAATACTTAAAATCAAATTACTAACATAATCTAAAAGGAGCCTCAGCTCCTTTTTAATTTCCCACCATATTATCAATATAACTATAAAATTTTTTTACTCAACCCTCTTTGATATAGAAATTTACTGGCATACTAATTGAAAATAAATTATGATTTTATCTACTTTTTACATATTTTTAGCACCTAAAACTTGGACACTGTACGGTGAAATTGTATAAAATATAATTAAGAGATAAAAATTTTATCTCTTTTTTTTGAAAAATAAATAATATAATTGACTTTTGATAAAATAAGGTTATACTTTAGTAGATAGAATTTGTAAAGGATGTGAAATTTATGGAAGTATTGGCAATGATTTTAGCCGGTGGGCGTGGATCTAGGTTAGATATTCTTTCAGAAGAGAGGGTAAAACCAAGCGTTCCTTTTGCAAGTAAATTTAGAATTATAGACTTTACACTTAGTAATTGTTCTAATTCTGGTATTTATGATGTTGCTTTGTTAACACAGTATTTACCTTTATCTTTAAATGAACACATTGGATCTGGTAAACCGTGGGATTTTGACAGAAGAGATTCAAGTATTACTTTATTACAACCTCATGAAAGTTTGAAAGGACAATCTTGGTATCAGGGTACAGCTGATGCTATAAGACAGAACTTAGCATTTATTAAAAATAAGGCACCTAAATATGTACTTATACTATCAGGTGATCATATTTATAAAATGAACTATAAGTGGATGCTAGAAGAACATAAGAGAAATAATGCAGAATTAACTATAGCTGCAATAAATGTACCTTATGAAGAAGCTTCTAGATTTGGAATTTTTGAAGTTGATGAAAATCGTAAAATATTGAGCTTTGAAGAAAAACCTAAACATCCAAAAAGCAATTTTGCATCTATGGGAATATATATATTCAATACAGAAACATTAATTAAATATATAGAAGAAAGTGAAGTTCCTGATTTAGACTTTGGAAAACACATTATTCCAAAATTAATAGAAGACCAAAGAGGAGTTTTTGTACATTACTATGATTCATATTGGATGGACGTAGGAACTTACGATTCTTATTTAGAAGCTAATTTAGATTTAATTAAAAAATCTGAAGAAGTAGGAATAAATTTATATGATCCAAATTGGAAAATATATACTAGAAGTGAAGACATGGCACCAGTAAGAATAGGTGTTACTGGAAGTGTACTAAATTCTTTAATTTGTAATGGGTGTAAAATTGAAGGAAGAGTTGAAAATTCAGTTTTAGGACCAGGAGTTACAATAAGAAAAGGTGCTACAGTAAGAAATAGTATAATTTTTTCTAATTCATATATTGATGAAAATACACATTTAGATACTGTAATACTTGATAAAAAAGTATATATAGGTAAAAATTCATTAATAGGTCATGGAGATGACTATAGACCTAATAATGATAAGCCTGATTTACTTTCAAAAGGTATAAGTGTTATAGGTAAGAATGCAAAATTAGGTAATAGTACTATAATAGAAAGAAATGTAAGAATTTTTTCTAAAGTTGAATTACTAAATGATGGAAACTATATACGTAGTGGAGAAACAATAAAAAAATAAGGAATAGGAGTTATATGAAAATTGTATATGTAGCATCAGAAGTATATCCTTTTTTTAAAACGGGTGGACTTGCAGATGTATTACAGGCATTACCCAAAAAAATGTCAGAATTAGGGCATGAAGTATCAGTAATTATGCCGAAATATGATAAAATTCCATTAAAATTTCTAGAAAAAATGGAATTTGTTAATAGTACAGAAATTAATGGAGAAATATTTAATTTGGTAAGATATAGTGTTGAAAATAAAATGAACTACTATTTTATTGAAAATAGAAATTTCTACGAAAGAGGAAGAGTATATGGAGATTTAGACGAAGATTATCAATATGCTCTATTTTGTGAAGCTACATTAATTTTATTAAAAAATATAAATTTACAAGCAGACATATTACATTGTAATGATTGGCAAACAGGACCTTTACCATATTTCCTTAAAAATAGATATAAACATGATCCTTTTTATTGGGATATGAGAGTAGTTTTTTCAATTCATAACTTAATGTATCAAGGAAGATTTAACAATTATTCTTTTGATAAATTAGGATATTATAGAAATTCCAATTTTCTTAATTTTATGGAAATGGGAATAACTTATGCTGATTTAGTTAATACAGTAAGTCCGAGTTATGCTGAAGAAATTAAATATCCATATTTTGCTGAAGGATTAGAATGGTTAACATCTAATAAAAAAATATATGGAATTTTAAATGGTATTGATTATGAAATATATAATCCTGAAACAAACATAAATATACAAAACTTTAATGTTAAAAATCTTGAAATCAAAAAAGAAAATAAAAGGAAAATTCAAGATATATTTGACTTTAAAAAAGATGAGACTATTCTAATAACTTTAATTTCAAGATTAGTTGAGGGAAAAGGTTTAGATTTAATATCATCAAAAATCGAAGAAATATTAATGCATGATTCGGTACAGGTAGTTATATTAGGTTCTGGATCGAAGTACTATGAGGATTATTATAAATATTTAGAGTATAAATATCCAAATAAATTTAAAGCATATATTGGTTATTCAGAGGAAATGGCTGATTTACTTTATGCAGGATCAGATTTATTCTTAATGCCATCAAGATATGAACCATGTGGTCTATCGCAAATGATAGCTATGAGATATGGAACTATACCTTTAGTTAGGGAAACAGGAGGATTAAGAGATACTGTTAAGCCATTTAATGAATTTACAGAAGAAGGTAATGGTTTCTCATTCAGTAATTTTAATGCAGATGATATGTTAAATACTATAAGATATGCAGAACATATTTATTATGACAAGAAAAAAGAATGGGATAAATTAGTGAAGAAAAATATGCTTATAGATAATTCATGGAACAAATCAGCTAAAGAATATGAAAAAATATATAATTTGGCAAAAATGACACCATAAAAAATAAACACTCTTAATACTTATTAAGAGTGTTTTTAAAGTAAAGGAGTAATGAATGTATAAAATATTATTATTTGATTTAGATAATACATTGTTAGATTTTGATCAAGCTGAAGAAAATGCACTAAATCAATTTTTAAAAGAGGAAGGTATAGAAAATATAGAGGAATTTAAAAAATTCTATAAAGTAGAAAATAAGAAGCTTTGGGAAAAACTTGAAAAAAATTTAATAACAAGAGAAGAATTGTTAAACACAAGATTTTACATAACATTTAAACATTTTGGAATTGATAAAAATGGTAAAGAATTGTCTGATAAATATACAAAAATTATAGGGCAACAAGGTGTAGAAATTGATGGTGCAGTAGAATTATTACATAAGTTGTCTAAAGACTTTGAAATATATGCTGCAACTAATGGTATTAAACAAATACAAGAAAATAGATTAAAAAATTCTAAAGTATTAAAATATTTTAAGAAAGTCTATATATCTCAAGAATTAGGATATAGTAAACCATCAAAAGAGTTTTTTGAAGCTATACAAAAAGATATATTATTTGATAAAAAAGAAGTATTAATGATAGGTGATAGTTTAAGTGCTGATATAGTAGGTGCAAATAATTTTGGGATAGATTCTATGTGGTTTAATATTAAAAAATTAGAAAATAATATTAAATGTAATCCTACATATGTAGTTGAAAATTTTGATGAAATACTAAATGTCTTAAAATATTGTAAGAAATGACAAAATATGATATAATTAAGTATTAAACTTGAAAGGAAAAAAGTATGTTTGATGAAATTAAAGAAATTATTTTAGATCAATTAGATATAGAAAGTAAGGATATAACTTTAGATTCAAAAATAGTTGAAGATTTTGGTGCTGATTCTCTAGATTTAATAGAGTTATCTTCAACTATTGCAGAAAAGTATGGGTTCGAAGTTTCAAAAAATGAAATTAAGGAAATAAAAACAGTTAATGATTTGATAAAAATTGTTGAGGAGAAAAGAGTAAAATAATATGAAAAAAATGGATTTTGAAGAATTAATGTCCAAAATTAATTACACATTTAAAAATAAGAAGCTATTATTAGAAGCTTTGACACATAGTTCTTATGTAAATGAACATAATTCTCCTAATATTAAAGACAATGAAAGATTGGAATTTTTAGGAGATTCTGTAGTGGATTTAATAACTACAGAATATATATTTACAAAAAATTTAAATAGTACTGAAGGAGAATTATCAAAATTTAAAAGTAAGATAATAAGTGAAACAGTATTTGCAACTATTTCAAGAGATTTAGATTTAGGAAACTATATTTTTTTAAGTAATGGTGAAAATATATCAGGAGGAAGAGAAAGAAATTCTGTTCTAGGTGATGTATTCGAAGCTTTAATAGGTGCTATATACTTAGATTCGGATTATCCAACTACAAGAGAAATTGTAATAAAATTATTAGACTCTAAAATTAAAAATTTAGATCAAATTGAATGGGTTTCAGATTACAAATCAGCATTGCAAGAAATAACACAATTAAAATTTAAGGTTACACCTATATATACGGTTGTAAAAGAAGATGGTCCAGATCACGATAAAACATTTGAAGTTGAAGTTTCAGTTGAGGATAAAGTATTTGGTAAAGGTGTAGCAAAAAGTAAAAAAATGGCAGAAAAAATTGCAGCTAAACAAGCTATAGAGAAATTAAATAAGGAGCAATAGATGAATTCTAAAGTTATATATCCTGGAAGTTTTGATCCTATAACTAAGGGTCATTTAGATATAATAAAAAGAAGTTCGAAGTTATTTGATGAATTAATAATTGGTGTATTTATTAATTCTTCAAAAAAACAATGGTTTACTACTGATGAAAGAGTAGAATTAATTAAAAAAGTATTAGAAAAAGAAGGGATTACTAATGTAAAAGTTGTTCAATTTTCTGGTTTACTTGTTGATTATATAAAAAAAGAAAATATTGATATTTTAGTAAGGGGTTTAAGAGCGGTATCTGATTACGAATATGAATTACAAGTAACACTTACTAACGAAGCACTTACTACTAAACAATTCGAAACTATATTTTTAACGGCTTCAAGAGAATATCTTTATTTAAGTTCTAGTATAGTAAAAGAAATAGCATTAAATGACGGAGATTTAAAAGGATTCGTACCTAATGTAATAATACCAGATATTTATGAAAAGGTAAAAATGATAAAAAATGGCAAATAAAAAAATAAAATATGTTTGTACAGAATGTGGTAATATCACTCCAAAATGGCTAGGAAAATGTCCGGTTTGTGAAAGTTGGGGGACAGTCCAAGAAGAATTGGAAATTAAATTACCAATATCATCAAAAAAGAAAGATATTGAATTAACTGATTTGACAGAAATAAAATTTGAAAAAGAATTTAGAATAAAAACTGAATTTTCGGAATTTGATAGAGTGTTAGGTGGAGGATTGACTCAAGGTGAAGTTGTATTAATTACAGGTAATCCAGGTATAGGTAAATCTACTTTTTTATTACAACTTTCTAACGAGTATTCAAAATCCAATAAAGTACTATATATATCTGGAGAAGAATCAAATAAACAAATAAAAGAGAGAGCACTTCGTATAGGTGTTAACTCAAAATCAATATATTTATTAAGTGAAACAAATTTAGAAAATATTCAATCAGCAATTGATAAATCAAAACCAAAAGTAGTGATAATTGATTCTATACAGACTATTTATAGTGAATTAGTTTCTTCAGTTCCTGGTTCTGTTTCTCAGATTAGGGAATGTGCACTTAAGCTGATAGAAATTGCTAAACAAAAAGATATCTCATTTTATATAGTTGGTCATGTTACTAAGGATGGTAAATTAGCAGGACCTAAATTATTAGAACATATGGTCGATGCAGTATTGTCTTTTGAAGGTGATGAAAATAATTACTATAGAATTATTAGAAGTATAAAAAATAGATATGGCTCAACAAATGAAATCTCTATTTTTGATATGAAAGAAGATGGTGTAGAAGAAATAAAAAACCCATCAGAATTTTTTATTTCAGAAAGAGATGAAAAAAATGTTGGGAGTATTATTACGACATCAATAGAAGGTTCAAGAGTTATACTTTTTGAGATTCAAACCTTATCTTTACCATTAAAATACGGTATACCAAAACGTATAATTGAAGGATATGATAGAAATAGAATAGAAATATTACTTGCTGTACTTTCTAAGACGCTGTCTTTAGATTTAGGAAACAATGATATTTATTTAAATATTCCAGGTGGAATAGTACTTAAAGATCAAGCCGCAGATTTAGCTATAGTTTTATCTTTAATTTCTACTATAAAAAATCTTGAAATTAGCCAAAAAATTGCAGCTATTGGAGAAATTGGATTAAGAGGAGAAGTTAGAAAAGTTTCCTTTATAAAAAAGAGAATAAGAGAATTAGAAAAATTAGGATTTAAAGGTGTTTATTTACCTAAATCTCATCAAAGTGATTTTGAAAATTTTGATACAAAATTAAAACTTAGCTATATTAATAATATTAGTGAATTAGTGGAAAGGTTGTGATATTCCGTGATAAGTAAAGAAAATGAAAAGGTTTTTGAGCAAATATTTAAAATTGTTGCCCCAGGTCAACCTTTAAGAACTGCGATAGAAAAAATTCAAGAAGCATCATTAGGAGGACTTATAATTTTAGCTTCTATAGATGAAATGAAAGAATATATAGATGGTGGATTTAAATTAGATACATCATTTACACCACAAAAAGTATATGAACTTGCTAAAATGGATGGTGCAGTTTTAATTTCTGAAGATTTAAAGATTATACATGGAGCAAATATACAATTACAACCAGATAAAAACATTGAAACTAATGAAAGTGGTACAAGACATAGAACTGCAGATAGAATAGCTAAACTTACAGGTAATATAGTTATAACTATTTCAGAGAGAAGAAAAAGAATAACAGTTTCTAAAGGAGAATTTAAACACACTTTAGAATTAATAGGAGATTTATTAATTAAATCATCACAAGCTATAAATTCATT harbors:
- a CDS encoding class I SAM-dependent DNA methyltransferase, whose amino-acid sequence is MKKIQSVEPNIANLVNGWLKSYGLDFKLEQENLNLEIDKALEYYESKSGGKGGNRPDAKLLLQDKTLKYYPILIEYKGYKDKLVKFDENGRVDNRNSKNEPNFKNIKNYAVNGAIHYANALLHYTSYTDIISIGVTGYKNIKGEIEHSIGVYYVSKDNYGIGQEIGKFSDLSFLRKENFNDFIQTVNNLSLTNEELNELKEKREKEIKSSLVKLNNDIYTNEKGLSENDRVYLVSAIIMSTLGIPGKVSPLEKSDLKSLEEDGNTDGEIIVRKIEAFLKNKKLPKTKQDLIIRTLKNTLLSENINKSVNGESQLKRIFSKVVDYLGIYYKIGLTTDFTGNLFNEMYSWLGFTQDKLNDVVLTPSYVANLLVKLARVDKDSYVWDFATGSAGLLVAAMNEMIIDAKSKIKSPLELEQKILNIKAEQLLGLEVLSNIYMLAILNMILMGDGSSNILNKDSLKDFKGNYGFGKTNDKFPATAFVLNPPYSAEGNGMIFVEKALSMMKKGYASIIIQNSAGSGKAKDINKKILEKNTLLASIKMPIDLFIGKSSVQTNIYVFRVGESHQKDDIVKFIDFSNDGYTRTNRKKSSNNLKDTDKAKEKYQEVVDLVRFGKSKLNIFTEKEYYEGHIDPNNGSDWNQSAPIDTIPLLEDFKKTVADYLSWEVSNLLKKENKEDKNIKK
- a CDS encoding restriction endonuclease subunit S; translated protein: MLKNVQWGEYKIGDLFESENGDFDIQKKHINNKGTYVITSGVTNNGILGKTDVKSKIFNENTITIDMFGNSFFRKFKYKLVTHARVFSIKPKFKIDFKVGLFISNSFNYLTLKFGYENMCSFEKIKDEKIKLPIKNNQIDFEFMEKYIDELEALHIKKLEAYLVATGLKDYHLTKYDEEILDKFNRLSENLSDRQTDRQTKLD
- a CDS encoding restriction endonuclease subunit S → MNKSTSGTIPLVSHQHKNNGVSKYVGNYGDRKIFNFNDTISLADRGVFKASTQNENFYIGTRVKALQFKDGNKSLEQRLFIVSQINKLQVFFEDYSINATDSLPNLKIELPFNNKKLDFKFMEDFIRVIEKLVIKDVVLWAEKKIQATKKIINT
- a CDS encoding glucose-1-phosphate adenylyltransferase, whose translation is MEVLAMILAGGRGSRLDILSEERVKPSVPFASKFRIIDFTLSNCSNSGIYDVALLTQYLPLSLNEHIGSGKPWDFDRRDSSITLLQPHESLKGQSWYQGTADAIRQNLAFIKNKAPKYVLILSGDHIYKMNYKWMLEEHKRNNAELTIAAINVPYEEASRFGIFEVDENRKILSFEEKPKHPKSNFASMGIYIFNTETLIKYIEESEVPDLDFGKHIIPKLIEDQRGVFVHYYDSYWMDVGTYDSYLEANLDLIKKSEEVGINLYDPNWKIYTRSEDMAPVRIGVTGSVLNSLICNGCKIEGRVENSVLGPGVTIRKGATVRNSIIFSNSYIDENTHLDTVILDKKVYIGKNSLIGHGDDYRPNNDKPDLLSKGISVIGKNAKLGNSTIIERNVRIFSKVELLNDGNYIRSGETIKK
- a CDS encoding glycogen synthase, with protein sequence MKIVYVASEVYPFFKTGGLADVLQALPKKMSELGHEVSVIMPKYDKIPLKFLEKMEFVNSTEINGEIFNLVRYSVENKMNYYFIENRNFYERGRVYGDLDEDYQYALFCEATLILLKNINLQADILHCNDWQTGPLPYFLKNRYKHDPFYWDMRVVFSIHNLMYQGRFNNYSFDKLGYYRNSNFLNFMEMGITYADLVNTVSPSYAEEIKYPYFAEGLEWLTSNKKIYGILNGIDYEIYNPETNINIQNFNVKNLEIKKENKRKIQDIFDFKKDETILITLISRLVEGKGLDLISSKIEEILMHDSVQVVILGSGSKYYEDYYKYLEYKYPNKFKAYIGYSEEMADLLYAGSDLFLMPSRYEPCGLSQMIAMRYGTIPLVRETGGLRDTVKPFNEFTEEGNGFSFSNFNADDMLNTIRYAEHIYYDKKKEWDKLVKKNMLIDNSWNKSAKEYEKIYNLAKMTP
- a CDS encoding YjjG family noncanonical pyrimidine nucleotidase, which codes for MYKILLFDLDNTLLDFDQAEENALNQFLKEEGIENIEEFKKFYKVENKKLWEKLEKNLITREELLNTRFYITFKHFGIDKNGKELSDKYTKIIGQQGVEIDGAVELLHKLSKDFEIYAATNGIKQIQENRLKNSKVLKYFKKVYISQELGYSKPSKEFFEAIQKDILFDKKEVLMIGDSLSADIVGANNFGIDSMWFNIKKLENNIKCNPTYVVENFDEILNVLKYCKK
- a CDS encoding acyl carrier protein, coding for MFDEIKEIILDQLDIESKDITLDSKIVEDFGADSLDLIELSSTIAEKYGFEVSKNEIKEIKTVNDLIKIVEEKRVK
- the rnc gene encoding ribonuclease III, coding for MKKMDFEELMSKINYTFKNKKLLLEALTHSSYVNEHNSPNIKDNERLEFLGDSVVDLITTEYIFTKNLNSTEGELSKFKSKIISETVFATISRDLDLGNYIFLSNGENISGGRERNSVLGDVFEALIGAIYLDSDYPTTREIVIKLLDSKIKNLDQIEWVSDYKSALQEITQLKFKVTPIYTVVKEDGPDHDKTFEVEVSVEDKVFGKGVAKSKKMAEKIAAKQAIEKLNKEQ
- the coaD gene encoding pantetheine-phosphate adenylyltransferase, with protein sequence MNSKVIYPGSFDPITKGHLDIIKRSSKLFDELIIGVFINSSKKQWFTTDERVELIKKVLEKEGITNVKVVQFSGLLVDYIKKENIDILVRGLRAVSDYEYELQVTLTNEALTTKQFETIFLTASREYLYLSSSIVKEIALNDGDLKGFVPNVIIPDIYEKVKMIKNGK
- the radA gene encoding DNA repair protein RadA; this translates as MANKKIKYVCTECGNITPKWLGKCPVCESWGTVQEELEIKLPISSKKKDIELTDLTEIKFEKEFRIKTEFSEFDRVLGGGLTQGEVVLITGNPGIGKSTFLLQLSNEYSKSNKVLYISGEESNKQIKERALRIGVNSKSIYLLSETNLENIQSAIDKSKPKVVIIDSIQTIYSELVSSVPGSVSQIRECALKLIEIAKQKDISFYIVGHVTKDGKLAGPKLLEHMVDAVLSFEGDENNYYRIIRSIKNRYGSTNEISIFDMKEDGVEEIKNPSEFFISERDEKNVGSIITTSIEGSRVILFEIQTLSLPLKYGIPKRIIEGYDRNRIEILLAVLSKTLSLDLGNNDIYLNIPGGIVLKDQAADLAIVLSLISTIKNLEISQKIAAIGEIGLRGEVRKVSFIKKRIRELEKLGFKGVYLPKSHQSDFENFDTKLKLSYINNISELVERL